In Thalassotalea fonticola, a single genomic region encodes these proteins:
- a CDS encoding FG-GAP repeat domain-containing protein translates to MKKKSFQSYFLCVFALAGMAFSSNSFARDFYEFSHFQLNAPFNISQEPIRANILPNMGKEIIVIGEKNNIPQLALFAFEETEKQYKQILHIDLSNAYFGFDVSDENTSGEQSLYFLASDKVVRFEPSLKQPFVDLVNVSSIYVNQDADYLKQANFVTDLNNDGLSDVILSDFRSLNIYLNQGNSSFVKQSLPINPTVEIFDGSVSYTEKPYYLIDTNFDQQKDIVISGNGELLTFAQNNSGQFLTIAKSIPVNKQITSTNWWDSRGADGKNLDQSDFSHRSVDTLKDINNDDIPDLIVRFTKSSGVLDKSNDYEVYLGSKKLGKLTYNSNADTAIKSEGTLAQLDFVDLNSDDRHEVMASSFDISVSQIIGALLTGSVDQDVLIFALDSKQRYQQRISEQVQMKFSLSSGRSGAPVIKLADLDGDGAKELILSEDENQLKIFPGLKKGNILHKHSQILDIRLPSNGALLTSEDLNLDGKDELIVRYASEDGVDKQSRLLILQVN, encoded by the coding sequence GTGAAAAAGAAAAGTTTTCAAAGTTATTTTTTATGCGTGTTTGCGTTAGCAGGTATGGCATTTTCGTCCAACTCTTTTGCAAGAGATTTTTATGAATTTTCACATTTCCAATTAAATGCGCCATTCAATATCAGCCAGGAACCAATAAGAGCAAATATATTGCCAAATATGGGTAAAGAAATAATTGTAATTGGTGAAAAAAATAATATTCCTCAACTGGCTTTATTCGCGTTTGAAGAGACTGAAAAACAGTATAAGCAAATATTACATATTGATTTATCAAATGCATATTTTGGTTTTGATGTCAGTGATGAAAATACATCAGGTGAACAGTCTCTTTATTTTTTGGCAAGCGATAAAGTTGTTCGATTTGAGCCCAGCCTTAAGCAACCTTTTGTAGATTTAGTCAATGTAAGTTCTATTTATGTCAATCAAGATGCTGACTATTTAAAACAGGCTAATTTTGTTACTGATTTAAACAATGATGGTTTAAGTGATGTTATTCTTTCTGATTTTCGCAGCTTAAATATCTATTTAAACCAAGGAAATTCCAGCTTTGTTAAGCAAAGCTTACCAATTAATCCAACCGTTGAAATATTTGATGGCAGTGTCAGTTATACAGAAAAACCTTACTACTTAATTGATACAAACTTTGATCAACAAAAAGACATTGTCATCAGTGGTAACGGAGAATTACTAACGTTTGCTCAAAATAACTCTGGGCAGTTTTTAACTATCGCTAAATCAATACCTGTAAACAAGCAAATTACTTCAACTAATTGGTGGGATTCTCGCGGTGCAGACGGTAAAAATTTAGATCAAAGCGACTTTTCACATCGCAGTGTTGATACGTTGAAAGACATCAATAACGATGACATCCCAGATCTTATTGTTCGCTTTACAAAAAGCTCTGGCGTATTAGATAAGAGCAATGATTATGAAGTGTATTTAGGTTCAAAAAAACTAGGTAAATTAACTTATAACAGTAATGCTGATACGGCGATTAAATCAGAAGGCACGTTAGCGCAATTAGATTTTGTCGATTTAAATAGTGATGATCGTCACGAGGTAATGGCATCATCTTTTGATATTTCTGTATCGCAAATCATCGGAGCCTTGCTTACCGGCAGTGTAGATCAGGATGTGCTTATATTTGCACTAGATTCAAAACAGCGCTATCAACAACGCATTAGTGAGCAAGTGCAAATGAAATTTAGTTTATCGTCTGGAAGGAGTGGTGCTCCGGTAATTAAATTAGCTGACTTAGATGGTGATGGCGCGAAAGAGCTTATTTTATCTGAAGATGAAAACCAGCTAAAAATATTTCCAGGATTGAAAAAAGGCAACATCTTGCATAAACACTCACAAATACTCGATATTCGCTTACCTAGCAATGGTGCGTTATTAACCAGTGAAGATCTAAATTTAGATGGTAAAGATGAGTTGATTGTGCGCTACGCTAGTGAAGATGGGGTGGACAAACAAAGCCGTCTTTTAATTTTGCAAGTAAACTAA
- a CDS encoding MGMT family protein — MSLKSTKPVNPNYQRIWHTVLCIPSGKVASYGQIADLAGLPGKARLVGRALGFAPKELNVPWQRVINSQGKISFPLDSEYFDKQKGLLQSEDVVVLNGRIKLKEFQWQPDLTELLFTLQY, encoded by the coding sequence GTGTCTTTAAAATCGACAAAACCGGTCAACCCTAACTATCAAAGAATATGGCACACAGTGCTTTGCATTCCTTCAGGTAAGGTCGCCAGTTATGGTCAAATAGCCGATTTAGCCGGTTTACCCGGTAAAGCCAGATTGGTCGGGCGGGCATTAGGTTTTGCACCAAAAGAATTAAACGTTCCTTGGCAACGGGTGATAAATTCACAAGGCAAAATTTCATTCCCTTTAGACAGTGAGTATTTTGATAAACAAAAAGGTTTACTGCAATCAGAAGACGTTGTGGTGCTAAATGGCAGGATAAAATTAAAAGAGTTTCAATGGCAGCCCGATTTAACTGAGCTGCTGTTTACTCTGCAATACTAA
- a CDS encoding glutathione S-transferase family protein, with translation MIIYGDSKSGNCYKLQLVCANLGLKYTWVELNILNKETQNADFLAKNPNGKIPIIELESGEVITESNAILNYLADNTELLPAEPLKRARVLQWQFFEQYSHEPYIAVARFIEKYLNLPTERLAEYKQKQEGGYKALDIMESHLADNLFLVANKYSIADISLYAYTHVAHEGGFDLTSYPHIQLWLNRIEQHPGYCAMQ, from the coding sequence ATGATAATTTATGGTGATAGTAAATCAGGTAATTGTTACAAACTACAGTTAGTGTGTGCCAACTTAGGGTTAAAATATACTTGGGTAGAGCTTAATATTTTAAATAAAGAAACCCAAAACGCTGACTTTTTAGCAAAAAACCCTAACGGAAAAATCCCCATTATTGAACTGGAGTCGGGCGAGGTAATAACCGAGTCTAACGCTATTTTGAACTACCTTGCAGACAATACGGAATTATTGCCAGCAGAACCTTTAAAAAGAGCAAGAGTATTGCAGTGGCAATTTTTTGAGCAATATTCCCATGAACCTTACATTGCAGTAGCTCGTTTTATTGAAAAGTATTTAAATTTACCTACAGAGCGGTTAGCTGAATATAAGCAAAAGCAAGAAGGCGGCTATAAAGCGTTAGATATTATGGAAAGCCATTTGGCTGATAATCTATTTTTAGTTGCTAACAAATATTCCATCGCCGATATTTCATTATATGCCTATACCCATGTTGCTCATGAAGGCGGCTTTGATTTGACTTCTTATCCGCATATTCAGCTATGGCTAAACAGGATTGAACAACATCCGGGCTATTGTGCTATGCAATAA
- a CDS encoding alpha/beta fold hydrolase, whose amino-acid sequence MSNLEKHNSGVFVKGNLNGEAVVILHSSLSSSGQWRTLEFKLKDDCLTINIDLLGYGRAPQVDNPNSYNLDTEYVRIMNAVENVIGTKPFHLVGHSFGGANALKIAVQNPKRILSLSMFEPVAFHLLEEGTQVRQQVVDFAAVVASSSAEQAARHFTDTWNRKGFFDKLPSKMQQLMMADIDKVNLDFVGLISEKYTLEDCRKITCPVALIHGSHSQEISGEVIKRLLNVFPNVIEYEIQAGHMAPISHADEVADIIISSIKQR is encoded by the coding sequence GTGTCAAACTTAGAGAAACATAATTCTGGTGTGTTTGTTAAAGGCAATTTAAATGGCGAAGCAGTAGTAATACTGCATAGTTCATTAAGCAGCAGTGGCCAATGGCGTACCCTTGAATTCAAACTCAAAGATGACTGTTTAACTATCAATATCGATTTACTCGGTTATGGCAGAGCACCACAAGTAGATAACCCTAACAGCTATAACTTAGATACTGAGTATGTGCGAATTATGAATGCAGTTGAAAATGTTATTGGTACTAAACCTTTTCATTTAGTTGGTCATTCGTTTGGCGGAGCCAATGCATTGAAGATAGCAGTGCAAAACCCTAAAAGAATATTAAGTCTGAGTATGTTTGAACCTGTTGCGTTTCATTTACTCGAAGAGGGGACTCAGGTTCGTCAGCAAGTCGTTGATTTTGCCGCTGTGGTTGCATCATCTTCAGCTGAACAGGCCGCAAGACACTTCACTGACACATGGAATCGAAAAGGTTTTTTTGACAAATTACCAAGTAAAATGCAACAGCTTATGATGGCAGACATAGATAAGGTTAATCTAGACTTTGTTGGTTTAATATCTGAAAAATATACATTAGAGGACTGTCGTAAAATAACCTGTCCAGTTGCGTTAATACATGGCTCACACAGTCAGGAAATTAGCGGGGAAGTTATAAAACGCTTACTTAATGTTTTCCCCAATGTGATTGAATATGAAATACAGGCAGGGCACATGGCGCCTATTAGTCATGCTGATGAAGTCGCTGATATTATTATTAGCTCTATAAAGCAGAGATAA
- a CDS encoding glycosyltransferase — MKNWHPPSKQNVLILSVFYAITIAAFYLAATSINSQNENLAIARTFICILLLPILSKYILQLIALPFYTLKEKLQHKSNQKTNQSTLSVSVIIPAYNEEVGIIKTLKSVLNTGYKKLEVIIVNDGSTDNTHQLVTNFISEIKENEYDNTRIKYLQLNNGGKARALNKALKLASNDIIMTIDGDCLMDKNAISNTVKRFNCDKVGAVAGNVIVGNKSKAIEVIQQLEYLCGFFLRRADSVFNSVFIIGGAAAAYRRNVLLEVGDFCTDIVTEDIEMSTRILAAGYNTRYAANAVTYTEGPSTWRSLCAQRLRWKFGRFQTFIKFQNLFFSKHKQHNKYLTWLLLPIAVYAEFILLIEVVVLAVFFSYTFICNDYVPLVMLITLMATLIMLQVFFDSKKHFHKNLLLIAPIAWLLFLVVDVVEFQALFRSLKRLYKKENLQWQKWVRIGL; from the coding sequence ATGAAAAATTGGCATCCACCGAGTAAGCAAAACGTACTAATACTGAGCGTTTTTTATGCGATTACTATAGCAGCATTTTATTTAGCGGCAACAAGCATAAATAGCCAGAATGAAAACTTAGCTATCGCCAGAACATTTATCTGTATCTTATTATTACCGATCTTAAGCAAATACATTCTTCAACTAATAGCATTACCTTTTTATACGTTGAAAGAAAAGCTGCAACATAAAAGTAACCAAAAAACTAATCAATCTACCTTATCTGTATCAGTAATTATTCCAGCCTATAATGAAGAAGTAGGTATAATTAAAACACTAAAATCGGTACTAAATACTGGTTATAAAAAACTTGAAGTCATTATTGTTAATGATGGTTCAACAGATAATACCCATCAATTGGTCACTAATTTTATTAGCGAGATTAAAGAAAATGAGTATGACAATACTCGAATTAAATATCTGCAGTTGAATAATGGCGGAAAAGCACGAGCATTAAACAAAGCCCTAAAATTAGCAAGCAATGATATCATTATGACCATAGATGGTGATTGTTTGATGGATAAAAATGCGATCAGTAATACAGTTAAACGGTTTAATTGCGATAAAGTTGGCGCCGTTGCCGGAAATGTTATTGTAGGTAATAAATCAAAAGCAATCGAAGTAATTCAACAACTTGAGTACCTTTGTGGTTTTTTCTTAAGACGCGCCGACTCAGTATTTAATTCAGTATTTATCATTGGCGGTGCAGCAGCGGCTTATCGACGTAATGTATTGTTAGAAGTTGGTGATTTTTGTACTGATATTGTCACTGAAGATATTGAAATGTCTACTCGTATATTAGCCGCGGGTTATAATACCAGATATGCCGCCAACGCTGTCACATATACCGAAGGGCCATCAACTTGGCGCAGCTTGTGTGCACAAAGACTGCGTTGGAAATTTGGTCGATTTCAAACATTTATTAAATTTCAAAATTTGTTTTTCAGTAAGCACAAACAGCACAATAAATACCTGACTTGGTTGCTATTGCCTATCGCCGTATATGCAGAGTTTATTTTACTCATTGAAGTAGTTGTGCTTGCTGTATTTTTCTCATACACCTTTATTTGTAATGATTATGTGCCATTAGTTATGCTGATAACATTAATGGCTACATTAATAATGCTGCAGGTCTTTTTTGATTCAAAAAAACATTTCCATAAAAATTTATTGTTAATTGCGCCAATTGCCTGGCTGTTATTTTTAGTTGTCGATGTGGTTGAATTTCAAGCGCTATTTAGAAGCTTAAAGCGCTTGTATAAAAAAGAAAATTTGCAATGGCAAAAATGGGTCCGAATAGGTTTATAG
- a CDS encoding Hsp20 family protein, translated as MRTITKDFSPLYRSLIGAEHLASMMDKATKAEKQPAYPPYNIESIAEDKYRITMAVAGFVESELDIESKANALIVTGTKVPKEEDASKKFLYQGIAERNFERKFQIADHVKVVSAHMENGLLHIDLLREIPEALKPRKIAINGKSLLEGNSN; from the coding sequence ATGCGTACAATTACTAAAGATTTCAGCCCACTTTACCGTTCACTTATTGGTGCAGAGCACTTAGCGTCAATGATGGACAAAGCTACTAAAGCAGAAAAGCAACCTGCTTATCCTCCTTACAACATTGAATCTATCGCCGAAGATAAGTATCGAATTACCATGGCAGTAGCAGGTTTTGTTGAAAGCGAACTCGATATAGAATCGAAAGCCAATGCATTAATTGTTACCGGTACGAAAGTTCCGAAAGAAGAAGATGCCAGCAAAAAATTCCTCTATCAAGGTATTGCCGAGCGCAACTTTGAAAGAAAATTCCAAATAGCCGACCACGTTAAAGTAGTATCAGCCCATATGGAAAATGGTTTATTACACATAGACTTATTACGAGAAATCCCTGAAGCTTTAAAGCCTCGTAAAATTGCTATCAATGGTAAAAGCTTACTAGAAGGTAACTCTAACTAG
- a CDS encoding DUF924 family protein gives MFGNIDKVIEFWFGNIKDQLSPANKSQLWYQATSEDDENIRSQFEHLYEQAFHGLLANWLESAKGTIALIILLDQMPRNMYRGTKRAFLSDHLALDYCMKGLSKGYDKQLQLVQRAFFYHPLEHAENLKMQQVCVVEFQRLQQVYQGESQQQFIRGSLSYAKQHLEIIERFGRFPYRNKTLGRESTAEELEFLKEGINFGQASS, from the coding sequence ATGTTCGGAAATATTGATAAAGTTATTGAGTTCTGGTTTGGCAATATTAAAGATCAACTTTCACCTGCTAATAAAAGTCAACTTTGGTATCAAGCAACATCTGAAGATGATGAAAACATAAGAAGTCAATTTGAACATTTATACGAACAAGCATTTCATGGTCTGTTAGCTAATTGGCTGGAATCGGCAAAAGGCACAATAGCATTAATCATCTTACTCGACCAAATGCCTAGAAATATGTATAGAGGCACTAAACGAGCATTTTTAAGTGACCATTTAGCCTTAGATTATTGCATGAAAGGTTTATCTAAGGGTTATGATAAACAATTACAGCTAGTGCAAAGAGCCTTTTTTTATCACCCATTAGAGCATGCGGAAAATTTAAAGATGCAGCAAGTTTGTGTGGTTGAATTTCAACGATTACAGCAAGTGTATCAAGGTGAGTCACAGCAACAATTTATTCGAGGTTCATTAAGTTATGCCAAGCAACACCTTGAAATTATTGAACGATTTGGCCGTTTCCCATACCGAAATAAAACATTAGGGCGAGAGTCGACAGCCGAAGAATTAGAGTTTTTAAAAGAAGGGATTAATTTTGGCCAAGCAAGTAGTTAG
- the tpx gene encoding thiol peroxidase produces MKKFMTLCMATAFSCSVIAAEPAVSETVGLVVAGGKPITLLGKQVYVGDQAPNFKVVNDRFSPVTLNDFANKTILISVVPSLDTGVCSLQTKRFNEEVANLPEDVAILTISNDLPFAQKRFCSTEGVESLKVLSDSVWRDFGAKYGLIIKDMGLLSRAIFVIDNTGKIAYKELVADISTHPDYDTALNAVKEANSLLTK; encoded by the coding sequence ATGAAAAAATTTATGACCCTATGCATGGCTACAGCCTTTTCTTGTTCAGTTATTGCTGCTGAGCCAGCAGTGAGTGAAACAGTCGGTTTAGTTGTGGCTGGAGGCAAACCAATTACCTTGTTAGGTAAACAAGTATACGTTGGCGATCAAGCGCCAAACTTTAAAGTAGTCAATGATCGATTTTCACCAGTAACGTTGAACGACTTTGCCAATAAAACAATACTTATTTCCGTAGTACCTAGCTTAGATACTGGCGTATGTTCATTACAAACAAAACGTTTTAATGAAGAAGTAGCAAACTTACCTGAAGACGTTGCAATTTTAACCATAAGTAACGACTTACCATTCGCACAAAAGCGCTTTTGTTCTACTGAGGGGGTAGAAAGTTTAAAGGTATTATCAGATTCTGTTTGGCGTGATTTTGGCGCTAAATATGGTTTAATTATCAAAGACATGGGCTTACTGAGCAGAGCCATTTTTGTTATTGATAACACTGGAAAAATTGCTTATAAAGAATTAGTTGCCGATATTTCTACCCACCCTGATTACGATACAGCTTTAAATGCTGTTAAAGAAGCTAATAGTTTACTTACTAAATAA
- a CDS encoding amidohydrolase: MKNTYKTSAITTSIVACLISPSIFAATTIIENIQGYSHNGQQLQKFKAVQFSDDKIDRVFFSNDTIPVSKEIERIDGKGKTLLPGLIDAHGHVLSYGISLQSAELYNTSSENDAAQQVVEFVKLNPQQGWIKGRGWNQVQWPTNRFPSAATLDTHFKDVPVALNRVDGHAVWVNSKALEIAGITRDTKDVDGGQIIRDSKGNPTGVLVDNAMSLIYAKIPALTPAQTQAALKLAMKSLAQVGLTSVHDAGIDSKNVEAFKQLSKNDEMIIRINAMIYANDKNIKQHFTQGPFASEDQKLTINSVKISADGALGSRGAALINDYSDLPHHRGLLLHSESELSNLMKQSMQAGFQVNTHAIGDNANKLVIDNYEQLIIETKTKHLRHRVEHAQVLQLSDIPRFAEIGIIASMQATHATSDKNMAEDRLGSDRIKGAYAWRSLINAKAIIAAGSDFPVEYPNPFYGLHASVTRQDRSNQPENGWYKNEGMTVSEAFKSFTIDAAYSGHQEKVIGSIEVNKKADFILIDQDIFSIDAKNIWKTKVLNTWVNGKQVKF, encoded by the coding sequence ATGAAAAATACTTATAAAACATCAGCTATCACCACTTCCATTGTTGCGTGCTTGATTTCGCCAAGCATATTTGCAGCCACTACAATTATCGAAAATATTCAGGGCTACAGCCACAATGGACAACAATTGCAAAAATTTAAGGCGGTGCAATTTAGCGATGATAAAATTGATAGGGTATTTTTTAGCAACGACACCATCCCTGTATCTAAAGAAATAGAGCGGATTGATGGTAAAGGAAAAACCTTATTACCAGGCCTGATTGATGCGCACGGCCATGTGCTTAGCTACGGTATAAGCTTGCAAAGCGCAGAGCTTTACAATACCTCATCTGAAAATGACGCCGCGCAGCAAGTAGTAGAGTTTGTAAAACTTAACCCGCAACAAGGCTGGATAAAAGGTCGTGGCTGGAATCAAGTTCAATGGCCCACTAACCGTTTTCCAAGTGCGGCCACTTTAGATACTCATTTTAAAGATGTGCCAGTTGCGCTCAATAGAGTTGATGGTCATGCGGTTTGGGTAAATAGTAAAGCACTCGAAATAGCGGGAATAACTAGAGACACTAAAGATGTCGACGGTGGCCAAATCATTCGAGATAGCAAGGGTAACCCAACAGGTGTTTTAGTCGACAATGCGATGAGCCTGATTTACGCCAAGATCCCTGCTCTTACCCCTGCCCAGACTCAGGCAGCATTAAAACTGGCGATGAAATCATTAGCACAAGTAGGATTAACCAGTGTTCACGATGCAGGTATAGACTCAAAAAATGTAGAAGCTTTTAAACAATTAAGCAAAAACGATGAAATGATCATTCGCATCAACGCGATGATTTATGCTAATGACAAAAACATTAAGCAGCACTTCACCCAAGGTCCATTTGCTAGTGAAGACCAAAAGTTAACGATAAATTCAGTTAAAATTTCAGCTGACGGTGCTTTAGGCAGCCGTGGTGCAGCGTTAATTAATGATTACTCAGATTTACCGCACCATCGTGGCTTGCTGCTGCACAGTGAAAGCGAGCTTAGCAATTTAATGAAACAATCAATGCAAGCGGGCTTTCAAGTAAATACTCACGCCATAGGCGATAATGCCAACAAGCTTGTTATTGATAACTATGAACAATTAATCATCGAGACCAAAACCAAGCATTTACGCCATCGCGTGGAGCATGCGCAGGTTTTACAATTATCAGACATTCCAAGGTTTGCCGAAATAGGAATAATTGCCTCGATGCAAGCTACTCATGCGACAAGCGATAAAAACATGGCAGAAGATAGATTGGGCAGTGATCGTATCAAAGGCGCTTATGCCTGGCGCTCATTAATTAACGCGAAAGCAATAATCGCGGCAGGCTCAGATTTTCCTGTTGAATACCCTAACCCATTTTATGGATTACATGCATCGGTAACTCGTCAAGACAGGAGTAATCAACCAGAAAATGGTTGGTATAAAAATGAAGGCATGACAGTAAGTGAAGCATTTAAGTCATTTACTATAGACGCCGCATACTCCGGCCACCAAGAAAAAGTAATAGGCTCAATTGAAGTCAATAAAAAAGCTGACTTTATTTTAATCGATCAAGATATTTTTAGCATAGATGCCAAAAACATTTGGAAGACTAAGGTACTTAATACTTGGGTTAATGGTAAACAAGTTAAATTTTAA
- a CDS encoding ABC transporter permease: MQELGLIFRALLRNKVGALLISLQIALTLTIMVNAIFMMQERSAQMQRSSGLDEANLFHLSNTIFAQEYNQPVNLENDLALLRQTDGVVDAIQINAIPISGGGWSMGLKTEPGDDISSTGVAVYMVDDHAINTLGLELIAGENFSPTDVEWRPSGKNSWPAKTIITQAMAEALFPDDWQSAIGATAYINNNEPLLITGIVKSLQAPWNGWDGVERSMLVPYKMESSGSRFMIRTQPGRRDELMPIIEKLLSESNKGRIIRRVTTMDETRERSYRGHNAVNKILSSVIVVLTLITGFGIVGLAMFSINRRTKQIGTRRALGATQWQIMSFFMIENLMISSFGIILGVAGAVSLNIWLVSTFSLSPININLILFGIVALYIIGQISVLYPARKAAMISPATATRTA; encoded by the coding sequence ATGCAAGAATTAGGATTGATATTTCGCGCTCTATTGCGCAATAAAGTTGGCGCTTTGTTAATTAGTTTACAAATTGCGTTAACCCTGACCATTATGGTGAATGCTATTTTTATGATGCAGGAGCGTAGTGCCCAAATGCAACGTTCAAGTGGTTTAGATGAAGCAAACCTGTTTCATCTAAGCAACACTATTTTCGCCCAAGAATATAATCAACCAGTTAACCTTGAAAATGATTTAGCGTTATTAAGGCAGACTGATGGTGTAGTTGATGCTATCCAAATTAATGCTATACCAATTAGTGGTGGTGGTTGGTCAATGGGCTTGAAAACCGAACCTGGCGATGATATCAGCAGCACTGGAGTTGCGGTTTACATGGTAGATGATCATGCAATTAATACCTTGGGCTTAGAGTTAATTGCCGGTGAGAATTTTTCACCTACAGACGTCGAATGGCGACCAAGTGGTAAAAATAGTTGGCCGGCAAAAACCATCATAACTCAAGCTATGGCAGAAGCGTTATTTCCTGACGATTGGCAATCCGCAATTGGGGCAACAGCTTATATTAACAATAATGAGCCGTTACTAATTACTGGCATTGTCAAATCATTACAAGCGCCATGGAATGGCTGGGACGGAGTTGAGCGCAGTATGCTAGTGCCTTATAAAATGGAATCCAGTGGTAGTCGTTTTATGATCCGTACCCAGCCAGGTAGAAGAGATGAGCTAATGCCCATTATTGAAAAACTATTAAGTGAAAGTAATAAAGGCAGAATTATTCGCCGAGTTACTACCATGGATGAAACCCGTGAACGTAGTTATCGAGGTCATAATGCGGTAAATAAAATTCTCTCTTCTGTGATTGTTGTATTAACCTTAATTACCGGCTTTGGTATTGTAGGGCTTGCTATGTTCAGCATTAACCGCAGAACAAAACAAATAGGTACTCGCCGAGCTTTAGGTGCAACTCAATGGCAGATCATGAGCTTTTTTATGATTGAAAACTTAATGATTTCAAGTTTTGGTATTATTTTAGGTGTTGCTGGTGCCGTTAGTTTAAACATATGGCTAGTGAGCACATTTTCATTATCACCTATAAATATAAATTTAATTCTTTTTGGTATTGTTGCGCTATACATTATTGGACAAATTTCGGTGCTATATCCAGCAAGGAAAGCGGCAATGATCTCGCCAGCAACAGCAACACGAACGGCATAA
- a CDS encoding ABC transporter permease, which translates to MFSYYLRLAWISIIKHWGLSLVMITAIGLGIGASMTTVTVNYLMSANPIPHKSSVLYNVQLDSWDINEPANDDGSPPEQLTYRDATYLMSAKKAFRQNIQAQAHSVIEPEGDGALPFMVSARANSASFFSMFDLPFIYGSGWDQSADDNKEQVVVLSSEINQRVFGGEDSVGKSIKIGGNYFKVVGVIDYWNPTPKFYDISTGAFDDSEEIFVPFSLIAEEKINRSGNTSCWKPPGDGFQAFLNSECVWLQFWVELPNEQAKEEYLSFLNAYVEEQKALGRFERPLNNRLNNVMQWLEQQQIVSDDAVMMMTMSFMFLVVCLLNTVGLLLAKFIGKAPEIGLRQALGASRRTLFSQYIIESGCIGVAGGLLGLLFAWLGLQGIESLYGDMLKGLTGLDTTMIVSAIVLAVITSIIAGLYPTWRACNVQPSQQLKSQ; encoded by the coding sequence ATGTTTTCTTATTATCTTCGCCTTGCCTGGATCAGCATAATAAAGCACTGGGGCTTAAGTTTAGTGATGATAACCGCTATTGGCCTTGGTATTGGGGCATCAATGACGACGGTTACGGTTAACTATTTAATGTCAGCTAACCCTATTCCGCACAAAAGCAGCGTGCTTTATAACGTACAGCTCGATAGCTGGGATATAAATGAACCTGCCAATGATGATGGATCACCGCCCGAGCAACTCACGTATAGAGACGCTACCTATTTAATGAGCGCTAAAAAAGCATTTCGCCAGAACATTCAAGCACAAGCACACTCAGTTATTGAGCCGGAAGGTGATGGCGCACTACCATTTATGGTGTCAGCACGTGCCAATTCAGCAAGTTTTTTTAGCATGTTCGACTTGCCGTTCATTTACGGCAGTGGCTGGGATCAAAGCGCTGATGATAATAAAGAACAAGTAGTGGTATTAAGCTCTGAAATTAACCAACGTGTGTTTGGAGGTGAAGACTCGGTAGGTAAATCAATAAAAATTGGTGGTAACTATTTTAAAGTAGTGGGTGTTATCGATTATTGGAACCCTACCCCTAAATTTTATGATATTTCAACTGGCGCATTTGATGACTCAGAGGAAATATTCGTACCCTTTTCTTTAATCGCTGAAGAAAAAATTAATCGCAGCGGTAACACAAGCTGTTGGAAACCGCCAGGCGACGGCTTTCAAGCGTTCTTAAATTCTGAATGTGTTTGGCTGCAATTTTGGGTAGAACTGCCTAACGAACAAGCAAAAGAAGAATACCTCAGTTTTTTAAATGCTTATGTAGAAGAACAAAAGGCCCTTGGTCGTTTTGAGCGCCCATTGAACAATCGTTTAAACAATGTCATGCAGTGGTTGGAACAACAACAAATCGTATCTGATGATGCGGTTATGATGATGACTATGTCGTTTATGTTTTTAGTGGTTTGTCTGCTAAATACTGTTGGTTTACTGTTGGCTAAATTTATAGGGAAAGCACCAGAAATAGGTCTTCGCCAAGCTTTAGGTGCCAGTCGTAGAACATTATTTTCTCAATACATTATTGAATCTGGATGCATAGGTGTTGCAGGAGGTCTGCTTGGGTTATTGTTTGCCTGGTTAGGATTACAAGGTATTGAATCTTTATATGGCGACATGCTTAAGGGCTTAACAGGCTTAGATACAACAATGATTGTTAGCGCGATAGTTTTAGCCGTAATCACCAGTATCATTGCAGGACTTTATCCAACTTGGCGAGCTTGTAATGTGCAGCCATCGCAACAATTAAAAAGCCAATAG